One window of Salegentibacter sp. Hel_I_6 genomic DNA carries:
- the groL gene encoding chaperonin GroEL (60 kDa chaperone family; promotes refolding of misfolded polypeptides especially under stressful conditions; forms two stacked rings of heptamers to form a barrel-shaped 14mer; ends can be capped by GroES; misfolded proteins enter the barrel where they are refolded when GroES binds) codes for MAKDIKFDIKARDGIKRGVDALANAVKVTLGPKGRNVVISKSFGAPTVTKDGVTVAKEIELEDPLENMGAQMVKEVASKTNDLAGDGTTTATVLAQAIVKEGLKNVAAGASPMDLKRGIDKAVLAITKDLEKQTKEVGDSSEKIKQVASISANNDEHIGDLIAQAFGKVGKEGVITVEEAKGTETHVEVVEGMQFDRGYLSPYFVTNSEKMTADLEDPYILLFDKKISSMKDLLPVLEPVAQSGKPLLIIAEDVDGEALATLVVNKLRGSLKIAAVKAPGFGDRRKAMLEDIAILTGGTVISEERGFSLENATIDMLGTAEKVAIDKDNTTIVNGAGDNKQIEERVNQIKAQIETTTSDYDKEKLQERLAKLAGGVAVLYVGAASEVEMKEKKDRVDDALHATRAAVEEGIVAGGGVALVRAQAVLAKIKTENDDEATGVQIVFRAIESPLRTIVENAGGEASVVINKVLEGKKEFGYDAKTDTFVDMMKAGIIDPKKVTRVALENAASVAGMILTTECALVDIPEDDKGGGMPGGMGGGMPGMM; via the coding sequence ATGGCAAAAGATATAAAGTTTGACATTAAAGCCCGCGATGGAATAAAGCGTGGTGTAGATGCATTGGCGAACGCTGTAAAAGTAACCTTAGGTCCAAAAGGACGTAATGTAGTAATAAGTAAATCTTTTGGTGCACCAACTGTAACTAAAGACGGTGTAACCGTAGCAAAAGAAATTGAGCTGGAAGATCCTTTAGAAAACATGGGGGCTCAAATGGTTAAGGAAGTTGCTTCTAAAACCAACGACCTTGCAGGAGACGGTACCACTACCGCTACAGTACTTGCCCAGGCAATCGTAAAAGAAGGCCTTAAAAATGTTGCAGCAGGCGCAAGCCCAATGGACCTTAAAAGAGGTATAGACAAAGCTGTACTGGCTATCACGAAAGATTTGGAGAAACAAACCAAAGAAGTTGGTGATTCTTCAGAAAAAATAAAGCAGGTAGCTTCTATTTCAGCAAATAACGATGAGCATATTGGTGATCTTATCGCCCAGGCTTTCGGTAAAGTTGGAAAAGAAGGAGTAATTACTGTAGAAGAAGCTAAAGGTACCGAAACTCACGTAGAAGTTGTTGAAGGTATGCAGTTTGACCGTGGTTATCTTTCTCCATATTTCGTAACGAATTCAGAGAAAATGACTGCAGATCTTGAAGATCCGTACATTTTATTGTTCGACAAAAAGATCTCTTCTATGAAAGATTTGCTTCCTGTTCTTGAGCCGGTAGCACAATCTGGAAAGCCACTTTTAATTATTGCTGAAGACGTAGACGGCGAAGCCCTTGCTACTTTAGTGGTAAACAAACTACGTGGTTCTCTTAAGATCGCTGCTGTTAAAGCACCAGGATTTGGAGATCGTAGAAAAGCAATGTTAGAAGATATCGCTATCCTAACCGGTGGTACTGTGATTTCTGAAGAAAGAGGATTCTCTTTAGAAAACGCTACTATTGATATGTTAGGTACTGCTGAAAAAGTAGCTATCGATAAAGATAATACTACTATCGTAAACGGTGCTGGTGATAACAAGCAAATTGAAGAACGTGTAAACCAGATCAAAGCTCAGATCGAAACCACTACTTCAGATTATGATAAAGAAAAACTTCAGGAGCGTTTGGCTAAACTAGCCGGCGGTGTTGCCGTACTTTATGTAGGTGCAGCTTCAGAAGTTGAAATGAAAGAGAAAAAAGACCGTGTAGATGATGCACTTCACGCAACCCGTGCGGCTGTAGAAGAAGGAATCGTTGCCGGTGGTGGTGTGGCTCTTGTAAGAGCTCAAGCCGTTCTTGCTAAGATCAAAACTGAAAACGATGACGAAGCAACCGGAGTTCAAATTGTATTTAGAGCAATCGAGTCTCCGCTTAGAACTATCGTAGAAAATGCAGGTGGTGAAGCTTCAGTAGTAATCAATAAAGTTCTTGAAGGCAAGAAAGAATTTGGTTACGATGCGAAGACTGACACATTTGTAGATATGATGAAAGCCGGAATTATAGATCCTAAGAAAGTAACAAGAGTTGCGCTTGAAAACGCTGCTTCTGTTGCCGGAATGATCTTAACTACCGAATGTGCTCTTGTGGATATCCCAGAAGACGACAAAGGTGGTGGAATGCCAGGTGGAATGGGCGGCGGAATGCCCGGAATGATGTAA
- the groES gene encoding co-chaperone GroES has translation MGLNIKPLSDRVLIEPEAAETKTASGIYIPETAKEKPQRGKVVAVGKGNKDHDMTVKVGDTVLYGKYSGTELKLEGSDYLIMREDDILAIV, from the coding sequence ATGGGACTAAACATTAAACCGCTCTCAGACAGAGTTCTTATCGAGCCTGAAGCCGCCGAAACTAAAACGGCATCTGGAATTTACATTCCCGAAACAGCTAAAGAAAAGCCACAACGTGGTAAAGTTGTAGCTGTAGGTAAAGGAAATAAAGATCACGATATGACTGTGAAAGTTGGTGATACTGTACTTTACGGAAAATACTCCGGTACAGAATTAAAACTTGAAGGTTCAGACTACCTGATTATGAGAGAAGACGATATTCTTGCAATAGTATAA
- a CDS encoding sigma-54-dependent Fis family transcriptional regulator produces MESIQAVKQRFGIIGDDQSLNRAIEKAIQVAPTDISVLVTGESGVGKESIPKIIHSLSHRKHGKYIAVNCGAIPEGTIDSELFGHEKGAFTGATQTRSGYFEVADGGTIFLDEVGELPLPTQVRLLRVLENGEFIKVGSSKVQKSDVRIIAATNINMQESIKKERFREDLYYRLSTVEINLPPLRDRKEDIHLLFRKFASDFALKYKMPTIKLQDDAVSLLQKYRWGGNIRQLRNIAEQISVLEQERIIGPERLKEYLPNIGSNLPAVIADKKKESDFSNEREILYKVLFDMKSDLTDLKKLTLKLMESGNSKKVQDENESLIQKLYGDDDGEDVDAEELEALNDERLEVLQIPQNSPKSEINREKDKYYFAEEIQEEETLSLQDKELELIKKSLDRHSGKRKAAAEELGISERTLYRKIKQYDL; encoded by the coding sequence ATGGAATCAATTCAGGCAGTAAAACAGCGGTTTGGAATAATTGGCGACGATCAAAGTCTTAACCGCGCTATAGAAAAAGCAATCCAGGTTGCGCCTACAGATATTTCGGTTTTGGTAACCGGGGAAAGTGGGGTTGGTAAAGAAAGTATTCCAAAAATAATCCATTCTTTATCTCATAGAAAACACGGGAAATACATCGCGGTAAACTGTGGTGCAATTCCCGAAGGAACTATAGATTCTGAACTTTTTGGTCACGAAAAAGGTGCTTTTACCGGCGCTACTCAAACTCGTAGCGGTTATTTTGAAGTGGCCGATGGCGGTACTATTTTTTTAGATGAAGTTGGGGAATTACCCCTTCCCACACAAGTTAGATTACTTCGTGTTCTGGAAAACGGGGAATTTATAAAAGTAGGTTCTTCTAAAGTGCAAAAATCTGATGTTCGCATTATTGCGGCTACCAACATCAATATGCAGGAATCTATAAAAAAAGAGCGTTTTCGTGAAGATCTTTATTATAGATTAAGTACAGTAGAAATTAACTTACCACCACTAAGAGATCGAAAAGAAGACATTCATTTATTATTCAGAAAATTCGCTTCAGATTTCGCATTGAAATATAAGATGCCCACCATAAAACTTCAGGATGATGCCGTAAGTTTATTACAAAAATACCGATGGGGCGGAAATATTAGACAGTTAAGAAATATAGCCGAACAAATTTCGGTTTTAGAACAGGAACGCATTATTGGCCCGGAACGTTTAAAAGAATACCTCCCAAATATTGGCAGTAATTTACCAGCCGTGATCGCCGATAAAAAGAAGGAAAGTGATTTTAGCAATGAACGTGAAATTCTTTACAAAGTGCTTTTTGATATGAAAAGCGACCTTACCGACCTAAAGAAACTTACCTTAAAACTTATGGAAAGTGGAAACTCCAAAAAGGTTCAGGATGAGAATGAAAGTCTTATTCAAAAACTGTATGGAGATGATGACGGGGAAGATGTTGATGCAGAAGAATTGGAAGCTTTAAATGATGAACGTCTGGAAGTACTTCAAATTCCGCAGAACAGTCCAAAATCTGAAATTAACAGAGAAAAGGATAAATATTATTTTGCGGAAGAAATTCAGGAAGAAGAAACCCTTTCTTTGCAGGATAAAGAATTAGAGCTTATCAAAAAATCTTTAGACAGGCATAGCGGAAAACGCAAAGCTGCCGCCGAAGAATTAGGTATAAGTGAGCGCACACTTTATAGAAAAATAAAACAATACGACTTGTAA
- the secG gene encoding preprotein translocase subunit SecG encodes MSTFTIFLALIVIVAFLLVVVIMVQNPKGGGLSSSFGGSGQQVGGVKKTGDFLDKSTWTLATLLLVLILLSNVTIMDDSSYGESRVFDEDAMPENNTTPPAQMPGQQSESDNDQ; translated from the coding sequence ATGAGCACCTTTACAATTTTTTTAGCATTAATAGTTATTGTAGCCTTTTTACTGGTAGTGGTAATTATGGTACAAAACCCTAAAGGCGGTGGTTTATCTTCCTCTTTTGGTGGTAGTGGACAACAAGTTGGTGGTGTTAAGAAGACCGGAGACTTTTTAGATAAAAGCACCTGGACCTTAGCAACGCTTTTATTGGTCCTTATTTTACTTTCTAATGTAACTATTATGGATGATTCCAGTTACGGTGAATCCAGGGTTTTTGACGAAGACGCAATGCCTGAAAACAATACTACTCCACCGGCACAAATGCCAGGACAACAATCAGAATCTGACAACGATCAATAA
- a CDS encoding LVIVD repeat-containing protein yields the protein MRFFYSLITLLLLALMALFTSCEKDDAQDEFYNVAVPVVKPIEEFRAMVKISEPRAISEAGKIYTHGDYVFVNDDQKGVHIIDNSDHRSPVKIKFLEIPQNTDIAVKDDMLFANSAMDLVVFDISDINNISQEESIKNVFPNHNSRIPAGASFVDSDNFNAETEVVVGYVMETRKIEMANDTGWLTNDRASFSESGNSSGGSGTGGSLARFNIHEDFLYVVDQNQLSVFNIEGLSTPELLKTDWVGTGIETIFYKENHLYLGSSTGMYIYSVENPEVPEFRSMFRHILGCDPVVVKGDIAYVTIRGGNLCGQEWSQLDVIDVADKSNPQLLQTYDMENPYGLGVKDDWLFVCDGTAGLKIYDTKNTPNLELIDHFQDINTYDVIPLEDVLLMVGDNTLFQYTYKGNEINLLSSFNLN from the coding sequence ATGAGATTTTTCTACAGTTTAATCACGCTGCTGCTTTTAGCATTAATGGCTTTATTCACTTCTTGCGAGAAAGATGATGCCCAGGATGAATTTTATAATGTTGCTGTTCCTGTTGTAAAACCTATTGAAGAATTTAGGGCAATGGTAAAGATCTCTGAACCAAGAGCGATTTCTGAAGCAGGGAAAATTTATACTCATGGCGACTATGTTTTTGTGAACGACGATCAGAAAGGAGTGCATATTATAGATAATAGCGATCATCGGAGTCCTGTGAAAATTAAATTTCTGGAAATTCCGCAGAATACCGATATCGCAGTAAAGGATGATATGCTTTTTGCAAATTCGGCGATGGATTTAGTGGTTTTTGATATAAGCGATATCAATAATATTTCCCAGGAGGAAAGTATAAAGAACGTATTTCCAAATCATAATAGTAGGATTCCAGCCGGTGCTTCTTTTGTAGATAGCGACAATTTTAATGCTGAAACAGAAGTAGTCGTGGGTTATGTAATGGAAACCCGAAAAATAGAAATGGCAAACGATACAGGGTGGTTAACTAATGATAGAGCATCTTTTTCAGAATCAGGGAATTCGTCAGGAGGATCTGGTACAGGAGGTTCTTTAGCTCGTTTCAATATTCACGAGGACTTTTTATATGTTGTAGATCAAAATCAGCTTTCAGTTTTTAATATTGAGGGATTAAGTACGCCTGAATTATTAAAAACCGATTGGGTGGGAACAGGTATTGAAACCATCTTTTATAAAGAAAACCACCTGTATTTAGGAAGTTCTACCGGAATGTATATTTATAGTGTAGAAAACCCTGAGGTACCAGAGTTTAGATCTATGTTTAGACATATCCTTGGTTGCGATCCCGTAGTAGTTAAAGGTGATATCGCCTATGTAACAATACGTGGAGGTAATCTTTGCGGGCAGGAATGGAGCCAACTTGATGTAATAGATGTAGCTGATAAGTCCAATCCGCAGTTATTACAAACTTATGATATGGAAAACCCTTACGGCCTGGGCGTAAAAGACGACTGGCTTTTTGTTTGCGACGGTACCGCTGGTTTAAAAATATATGATACAAAAAATACCCCCAACCTGGAACTTATAGACCATTTTCAGGACATTAACACCTATGACGTCATCCCTTTAGAAGATGTGCTCTTAATGGTTGGGGATAATACACTTTTCCAATATACTTATAAGGGTAATGAGATCAATTTATTAAGCAGTTTTAATCTCAATTGA
- the topA gene encoding type I DNA topoisomerase, translating to MAKNLVIVESPAKAKTIEKFLGKDYKVASSFGHIADLPTKELGVDTEGNFTPKYVVSKDKKDVVRKLKGFAKTAEMVWLASDEDREGEAIAWHLAEELNLKSDKTKRIVFHEITKTAILKAIDNPRDINYNLVNAQQARRVLDRLVGYELSPVLWRKVKGGLSAGRVQSVAVRLIVEREREIQNFTAEASFRIDAEFTTKDGKSFKAKIPKNFDTRKEAEAFLQQNLGSDFKVAELTTKPAKKSPAPPFTTSTLQQEAARKLYFSVSKTMTMAQRLYEAGHITYMRTDSVNLSEDARKGANKEILKAYGDKYAKSRQFKGKTKGAQEAHEAIRPTNFASHSVRADRDEQRLYELIWKRAIASQMSDAQLERTNVKIEASKHDKQFTANGEVLKFDGFLKVYLESTDDDEDAEEQNGMLPALKENQPLNNKYITATERFTRPPYRYTEASLVKKLEELGIGRPSTYAPTISTIQNRNYIEKGSVDGTEREYLQFVLKGSDIKENKLTETVGSDKGKLVPTAVGMVVNDFLVNHFSNILDYNFTARVEQSFDDIAEGNEEWTHMMKEFYEDFHPQVEDVAKNADREVGERILGEDPETGKPVSVRLGKFGPMVQIGSVEDDEKPKFASLGPDQTLDSVTYEEAMDLFQLPKELGEYKDEKVEVNNGRFGPYVKFGKKYVSLEKGEDPLNVDFERAMELIKEKEKADAPIHHYEDMPVQKGVGRFGPFLKWNGIFINVNKKYDFDNLSIEDIETLIEDKKRKEREKLIHNWEEEGIRVEKARWGRFNIIKGKTKIELPKTTDAENLSLQEVQEILEEKSKKKKKTTKKKAPAKKSTAKKSTAKKKTTTKKKK from the coding sequence ATGGCAAAGAATTTAGTGATTGTAGAGTCCCCTGCCAAGGCGAAAACCATCGAAAAATTTTTAGGAAAAGATTATAAAGTGGCTTCGAGTTTTGGGCATATTGCCGATTTACCTACTAAAGAGTTAGGGGTAGATACCGAAGGGAATTTCACTCCAAAATACGTAGTTTCTAAAGACAAGAAAGATGTAGTTAGAAAACTAAAGGGATTTGCCAAAACTGCAGAAATGGTTTGGCTCGCTAGTGATGAGGACCGGGAAGGGGAAGCCATTGCCTGGCATCTTGCTGAGGAACTCAATCTAAAGAGCGATAAAACTAAAAGAATTGTTTTTCACGAGATTACTAAAACGGCTATTCTTAAGGCTATAGATAATCCAAGAGATATTAATTATAACCTGGTAAATGCTCAACAAGCTCGTAGGGTTTTAGATAGGTTGGTGGGTTACGAACTTTCGCCTGTTTTATGGCGAAAAGTAAAAGGCGGTCTTTCAGCAGGAAGAGTTCAATCGGTGGCGGTTAGGCTTATTGTAGAAAGAGAGCGCGAAATCCAAAACTTTACTGCGGAAGCTTCTTTTAGAATCGATGCAGAGTTTACAACGAAAGATGGTAAATCTTTCAAAGCAAAAATTCCTAAGAATTTTGATACCCGTAAGGAAGCTGAAGCATTTCTTCAGCAAAACCTGGGATCGGATTTTAAAGTTGCAGAACTTACTACTAAACCAGCAAAAAAATCACCTGCTCCACCATTTACAACTTCAACCTTGCAACAGGAAGCAGCAAGGAAATTATATTTTTCAGTAAGTAAAACCATGACTATGGCACAGCGTTTATACGAAGCCGGTCATATTACTTATATGAGAACAGATTCGGTTAACCTTTCAGAAGATGCAAGAAAAGGTGCCAACAAAGAAATTTTAAAGGCTTACGGAGATAAATACGCAAAATCCAGGCAGTTTAAAGGAAAAACAAAAGGCGCTCAGGAAGCTCACGAAGCGATTAGACCTACAAATTTTGCCAGCCACTCGGTAAGAGCAGATCGTGACGAACAACGTTTATATGAGCTTATTTGGAAACGAGCTATCGCTTCCCAAATGAGCGATGCGCAATTAGAGCGCACCAATGTGAAAATTGAAGCTTCTAAACACGATAAGCAGTTTACCGCAAATGGAGAAGTGCTTAAGTTTGATGGTTTTCTAAAAGTTTATTTAGAAAGTACAGACGATGATGAAGATGCCGAAGAACAAAACGGAATGTTACCGGCTTTAAAGGAAAATCAGCCGCTTAACAACAAATATATTACCGCAACCGAAAGGTTTACGAGACCTCCTTATAGATATACAGAAGCTTCTTTAGTGAAGAAACTGGAAGAATTGGGGATTGGTCGTCCTTCTACTTATGCGCCAACAATTTCTACCATTCAGAATAGGAATTATATCGAAAAAGGATCGGTAGATGGTACAGAGCGCGAGTATTTGCAATTTGTATTGAAAGGATCTGACATTAAAGAAAATAAATTAACTGAAACCGTTGGAAGTGATAAAGGGAAATTAGTGCCAACCGCTGTGGGAATGGTAGTAAACGATTTTCTTGTAAATCATTTTTCAAACATTCTTGATTATAATTTTACCGCTAGAGTTGAGCAGAGCTTTGATGATATCGCAGAAGGAAATGAAGAATGGACGCATATGATGAAGGAATTCTATGAAGACTTTCATCCGCAGGTTGAGGATGTGGCGAAAAATGCCGACCGGGAAGTTGGAGAAAGAATTTTAGGCGAAGATCCTGAAACCGGTAAACCTGTAAGTGTAAGGTTAGGGAAATTCGGGCCTATGGTTCAAATTGGCTCTGTAGAAGACGATGAAAAGCCGAAATTTGCCAGTCTTGGACCAGACCAAACTTTAGATTCGGTTACTTACGAAGAAGCGATGGATCTTTTCCAGCTTCCAAAGGAATTAGGAGAATATAAGGACGAAAAAGTTGAGGTTAATAACGGCCGATTTGGTCCTTATGTGAAATTTGGTAAAAAATATGTTTCCCTTGAAAAAGGGGAAGATCCATTAAACGTAGATTTTGAACGCGCGATGGAGTTGATAAAAGAAAAGGAAAAGGCAGATGCGCCAATTCATCATTACGAAGATATGCCGGTGCAAAAAGGCGTAGGTCGTTTTGGTCCTTTCCTAAAGTGGAATGGTATTTTTATCAATGTAAATAAGAAATACGATTTTGATAATCTTTCTATTGAAGATATTGAAACTTTGATTGAGGATAAAAAACGGAAAGAACGCGAGAAATTAATCCACAACTGGGAAGAAGAAGGGATTAGAGTTGAAAAAGCGCGCTGGGGAAGGTTTAATATCATAAAAGGCAAGACTAAAATTGAATTGCCAAAAACCACAGATGCCGAAAATTTGAGTTTGCAGGAGGTGCAGGAAATTCTTGAAGAGAAATCTAAAAAGAAGAAAAAGACCACCAAAAAGAAAGCTCCGGCAAAAAAGTCAACTGCTAAAAAGAGCACGGCTAAAAAGAAAACCACTACCAAAAAGAAGAAATAA
- a CDS encoding SRPBCC domain-containing protein, producing MKMLEIKTALQIAKPKAEVFEAIIDPEKMKHYFIAESSGMMEERKSISWKFLEFEEYVPVNVRKLVPNKLISFEWEGAKDKNLLVEISLKEVSKTSTLVKITEGKMEADEMGIQWFGGNTEGWANFLACLKAYLEFGINLRKGGFDFMRA from the coding sequence ATGAAAATGCTGGAAATTAAAACCGCTTTACAAATCGCAAAACCAAAAGCTGAGGTTTTTGAAGCGATTATAGATCCTGAAAAAATGAAGCATTATTTTATCGCGGAAAGCTCTGGAATGATGGAAGAGAGGAAGTCTATTAGCTGGAAATTTCTGGAATTTGAAGAATATGTGCCGGTGAATGTACGCAAATTAGTTCCCAATAAATTGATTTCTTTTGAATGGGAAGGTGCAAAAGATAAAAACCTTTTGGTCGAAATTAGCCTTAAAGAAGTTTCTAAAACCAGTACGCTGGTAAAAATAACCGAAGGAAAGATGGAAGCAGATGAGATGGGCATTCAATGGTTTGGTGGAAATACTGAAGGTTGGGCAAATTTCCTTGCCTGTTTAAAAGCTTATTTGGAATTTGGAATTAACCTTAGAAAAGGTGGGTTTGATTTTATGAGGGCGTAG
- the miaB gene encoding tRNA (N6-isopentenyl adenosine(37)-C2)-methylthiotransferase MiaB — MEKTIDEKQQGNTLVMEPRTENNRKLFIESYGCAMNFSDSEIVASILAKEGFNTTQNLEEADLVLVNTCSIREKAEQTVRKRLEKYNAVKKINPGMKVGVLGCMAERLKEKFLEEEKIVDLVVGPDAYKDLPNLINEVEAGRDAINVLLSKEETYGDISPVRLQSNGVSAFVSITRGCDNMCTFCVVPFTRGRERSRDPQSIVEEVNDLWDKGFKEITLLGQNVDSYLWYGGGLKKDFKNASEMQKATATDFSALLRLVAEAQPKMRIRFSTSNPQDMTLEVIEVVAAYPNICKHIHLPVQSGSDRILKEMNRLHTREEYFKLIDYIRELMPECSISQDLIVGFPTETEEDHKDTLSLMEYVKYDFGYMYAYSERPGTMAARKLEDDVPAETKQRRLAEIVKLQREHNHFRTQRFLGDTVEVLIERESKKSNEHWSGRTTQNTVAVFPKENYKVGDFVNVKINDCTSATLIGEAVGYSENN, encoded by the coding sequence ATGGAGAAGACAATAGACGAAAAACAACAGGGAAATACGCTGGTAATGGAGCCCAGGACAGAAAACAACCGTAAACTTTTTATTGAAAGTTACGGCTGTGCAATGAATTTTAGCGATAGTGAAATCGTTGCTTCTATTCTTGCAAAAGAAGGCTTTAACACTACTCAAAATTTAGAAGAAGCAGATCTGGTTTTAGTAAACACCTGTTCTATTAGAGAAAAAGCCGAACAAACCGTTCGTAAAAGGCTTGAAAAATATAACGCAGTTAAAAAAATTAATCCAGGGATGAAAGTGGGTGTTTTAGGCTGTATGGCCGAGCGTCTTAAGGAGAAATTCCTGGAAGAAGAAAAGATCGTAGATCTTGTAGTTGGGCCAGATGCCTACAAGGACCTTCCAAATCTTATAAATGAAGTTGAAGCAGGCCGGGATGCAATAAATGTGCTTCTTTCTAAAGAAGAAACTTATGGCGATATTTCTCCTGTTCGTTTGCAATCTAATGGGGTTTCAGCGTTTGTTTCTATCACCCGTGGTTGCGACAATATGTGCACCTTTTGCGTGGTTCCCTTTACCCGCGGTAGAGAACGAAGCCGCGATCCGCAAAGTATCGTGGAAGAAGTAAACGATCTTTGGGACAAAGGCTTTAAGGAAATCACACTTTTAGGTCAGAATGTGGATAGCTACCTTTGGTATGGCGGCGGACTTAAAAAAGATTTTAAAAATGCTTCGGAAATGCAAAAGGCTACGGCCACAGATTTCTCCGCACTTTTAAGACTGGTTGCCGAAGCACAGCCAAAAATGAGGATTAGGTTCTCTACTTCAAATCCGCAGGATATGACGCTGGAGGTGATTGAAGTTGTAGCGGCTTATCCAAATATTTGCAAGCATATTCATTTACCGGTTCAAAGCGGAAGTGATAGAATCTTGAAAGAGATGAACAGGCTGCACACCCGCGAAGAGTATTTTAAACTTATAGACTATATAAGAGAACTAATGCCAGAATGTTCTATTTCTCAGGATTTAATTGTGGGCTTCCCTACAGAAACCGAAGAAGATCACAAGGATACTTTATCATTGATGGAATATGTGAAATATGACTTTGGATATATGTATGCATATTCTGAAAGACCCGGCACCATGGCTGCACGGAAACTGGAAGATGATGTCCCTGCAGAAACAAAACAGCGAAGATTAGCTGAAATAGTAAAACTTCAAAGGGAGCATAACCATTTTAGAACACAGCGATTTCTTGGTGATACCGTAGAGGTTTTAATTGAAAGAGAATCCAAAAAATCCAACGAACACTGGAGCGGCCGTACCACCCAAAATACGGTAGCTGTTTTCCCAAAGGAAAACTATAAAGTTGGGGATTTTGTAAATGTAAAAATAAACGATTGCACCAGTGCAACCCTAATTGGTGAGGCAGTGGGTTATAGTGAAAACAACTAA
- a CDS encoding LptE family protein, whose protein sequence is MKKSAFLLCFVLLFCTQSCGIYSFTGADTGDADSFQVNFFQNQADLVEPGIDRTFTLQLQDLIQNQTSLSLANNNADLIFEGEIIDFYIAPITATSENTAAENRLTIAVNVRYYNTLEPEKDFERRFSFYYDYPANAQLVGDVLATALDEIYNRLTQDIFNAALTDW, encoded by the coding sequence ATGAAAAAATCTGCTTTTCTTTTATGCTTCGTGCTTCTATTTTGCACCCAATCCTGCGGAATTTACTCCTTTACAGGTGCCGATACCGGTGATGCCGACTCTTTCCAGGTAAATTTCTTTCAAAACCAGGCCGATTTGGTAGAGCCGGGAATTGATAGAACTTTCACTTTACAATTACAGGATCTTATTCAAAACCAAACCAGCTTAAGCCTGGCAAACAATAATGCTGATCTTATTTTTGAAGGAGAAATTATAGATTTCTATATAGCGCCAATTACAGCTACTTCTGAAAATACAGCCGCTGAAAACCGACTTACAATCGCAGTTAATGTTCGTTATTACAACACCCTGGAACCAGAAAAAGATTTTGAAAGACGCTTTTCTTTTTATTACGATTATCCGGCCAACGCACAGCTTGTTGGTGATGTGTTGGCAACTGCTTTAGATGAAATTTACAACCGGCTAACCCAGGATATTTTTAATGCTGCATTAACCGATTGGTAA